The Candidatus Fukatsuia endosymbiont of Tuberolachnus salignus nucleotide sequence CACATAATAAGTGTTAAGTATTTTATGGAGTTTAATTTATGAACATTACTCTTTCTGTAGACCAACAAGTGGCCCAGGGTGCCCGTGAGGCAGCGAAGAAGATGGGAAAAAGTCTTAACCAAGTGGTACGTGATTATCTAGAGCAACTGGCAGGCGGAAACAGT carries:
- a CDS encoding DUF6364 family protein, which produces MNITLSVDQQVAQGAREAAKKMGKSLNQVVRDYLEQLAGGNSREQQWIQFEARCLQSPGQLGGWHFNRDDANER